A genomic window from Arthrobacter sp. FW305-BF8 includes:
- the pdhA gene encoding pyruvate dehydrogenase (acetyl-transferring) E1 component subunit alpha, protein MGATHLPSTEFDGTELDDLLEAQAEAALGVPSSEMVQLLGPDGTLGTDSVFSEYAARLDAEKLRGFYADMAAIRRFDQEATALQRQGQLALWVPLTGQEAAQIGSGRASQPQDYIFPTYREHGVALTRNVDLAELLKQFRGVSNGGWNPKDTNFHLYTLVLAAQTPHAVGYAMGIQRDQRLAEAQGVESAQGIDGPAGPKAAVMVYFGDGASSEGDVHESMVFASSYNAPVVFFCQNNHWAISVPTAVQTRIPLSNRAKGYGFPGIRVDGNDVVAVHAVTEWALEHARQGNGPVLIEAFTYRVGAHTTADDPTKYRESSEEALWREKDPLDRLEKYLRAEGMADDAFFAQVAADGDELAAYIRKSTYESDAPDIRTAFANTYVEAHPLVAEELAWFEEYSAGFAGGDEGEGASR, encoded by the coding sequence ATGGGCGCAACACATCTGCCCTCCACCGAGTTCGATGGCACGGAACTGGACGACCTGCTCGAGGCGCAGGCCGAGGCGGCCCTGGGTGTGCCTTCGAGTGAAATGGTCCAGCTTCTGGGCCCCGATGGCACGCTGGGTACCGACTCAGTGTTCTCGGAGTATGCCGCGCGTCTCGACGCCGAAAAACTCCGGGGTTTCTACGCGGACATGGCGGCCATTCGCCGGTTCGACCAGGAAGCCACGGCATTGCAGCGCCAGGGCCAGTTGGCGCTGTGGGTTCCGCTGACGGGCCAGGAAGCAGCCCAGATCGGGTCCGGGCGTGCCAGCCAGCCGCAGGACTACATCTTCCCCACCTACCGGGAGCACGGCGTCGCCCTGACCCGCAACGTGGACCTGGCCGAACTGCTGAAGCAGTTCCGCGGCGTCTCCAACGGCGGCTGGAACCCCAAGGACACCAACTTCCACCTGTACACGTTGGTGCTGGCTGCGCAGACGCCCCACGCCGTCGGGTACGCCATGGGCATCCAGCGCGACCAGCGCCTGGCAGAGGCTCAAGGAGTGGAGAGCGCCCAGGGCATCGACGGTCCGGCCGGGCCGAAGGCGGCCGTCATGGTCTACTTCGGCGACGGTGCCAGCTCCGAGGGCGACGTCCACGAGTCCATGGTGTTCGCGTCCTCGTACAACGCCCCGGTGGTCTTCTTCTGCCAGAACAACCACTGGGCCATCTCCGTGCCTACCGCTGTGCAGACCCGGATCCCGCTCTCCAACCGCGCCAAGGGCTACGGCTTCCCGGGCATCCGCGTGGACGGCAACGACGTCGTGGCGGTACACGCCGTCACCGAATGGGCGCTCGAGCACGCGCGCCAGGGCAACGGCCCGGTGCTCATTGAGGCCTTCACCTACCGCGTGGGCGCCCACACCACGGCCGATGACCCCACGAAATACCGCGAGTCCTCGGAAGAGGCCCTCTGGCGGGAGAAGGATCCGCTGGACCGGCTGGAGAAGTACCTCCGCGCTGAGGGCATGGCCGACGACGCCTTCTTCGCGCAGGTTGCCGCAGACGGCGACGAACTCGCCGCCTACATCCGCAAGTCCACGTATGAGTCGGACGCACCGGACATCAGGACCGCCTTTGCCAACACCTACGTCGAGGCTCACCCGCTCGTGGCAGAGGAACTGGCGTGGTTCGAAGAGTACAGCGCGGGCTTTGCCGGCGGCGATGAGGGAGAAGGGGCAAGCCGCTGA
- a CDS encoding histidinol-phosphate transaminase, which produces MTSSETMAGGLRPRPVVDRLPRYAAGKPPVAVDGLASYKLSSNENPLPPIPAVVEAIAAQTDFNRYPDPLSTKLRTALAGFLDVPAEDIVTGAGSLGALTQLLTTFAGQNDDGKPDEVIYAWRSFEAYPICVGLAGAESVRIPVTADGRHDLDAMAAAVTARTRVILLCTPNNPTGPILTAEETERFIRAVPSDVVVVIDEAYQEFVRAEDAVDGIRMYRKYPNVAVLRTFSKAHGLAGLRVGYSVSQPQLTQHLRVAATPFAVSQIAEQAAVVSLQNFGQVVERVQSLVAERDRVTAGLRDLGWFVPDAQGNFVWLDLGENSAEFAQLAGERALSVRAFGNEGVRVSIGEVEANTRFLELCAVYTKPPRRS; this is translated from the coding sequence ATGACTTCATCAGAGACTATGGCGGGGGGCCTGAGGCCGCGACCGGTGGTTGACCGGCTGCCCCGCTACGCTGCCGGCAAGCCGCCCGTCGCCGTCGACGGCCTTGCCAGCTACAAACTGTCGTCCAACGAGAACCCGCTGCCGCCCATCCCGGCCGTGGTGGAGGCCATTGCCGCCCAGACCGACTTCAACCGATATCCGGATCCGCTCAGCACCAAGCTGCGTACCGCGCTCGCCGGATTCCTCGACGTCCCGGCCGAGGACATCGTCACCGGTGCCGGCAGCCTCGGCGCCCTCACCCAGTTGCTGACCACGTTCGCCGGCCAGAATGACGACGGCAAGCCCGACGAAGTGATCTACGCCTGGCGGTCGTTCGAGGCCTATCCCATCTGCGTGGGGCTGGCCGGGGCAGAGAGCGTGCGTATCCCCGTGACGGCTGACGGCCGCCATGACCTCGACGCCATGGCCGCGGCCGTGACCGCGCGAACCAGGGTGATCCTGCTGTGCACTCCCAACAACCCCACCGGCCCCATCCTGACCGCCGAGGAAACCGAGCGCTTCATCAGGGCGGTGCCGTCGGACGTTGTAGTGGTCATCGATGAGGCTTACCAGGAGTTTGTCAGGGCGGAAGACGCGGTGGACGGCATCCGGATGTACCGCAAGTACCCCAATGTGGCGGTGCTCAGGACGTTCTCCAAGGCACACGGCCTCGCCGGCCTCCGGGTCGGCTACAGCGTTTCCCAGCCCCAGCTCACCCAGCATCTGCGCGTAGCCGCCACCCCGTTCGCGGTCTCGCAGATCGCCGAACAGGCCGCCGTCGTGTCGTTGCAGAATTTTGGCCAGGTTGTAGAAAGGGTACAAAGCCTGGTGGCTGAGCGGGACCGGGTAACGGCAGGCCTCCGGGACCTCGGTTGGTTCGTTCCGGACGCCCAGGGCAACTTTGTGTGGCTCGATCTTGGCGAGAACAGTGCGGAGTTCGCCCAGCTCGCCGGGGAACGGGCGCTGTCCGTGCGTGCCTTCGGAAATGAAGGTGTCCGGGTCAGCATCGGCGAAGTGGAAGCGAACACGCGATTCCTGGAACTCTGTGCGGTTTACACAAAACCGCCACGCCGTTCCTAG
- a CDS encoding phage holin family protein: MRSFIMRVIINGLALWIASWLLPGLDISTTATTEAVAKTGVNQGTDAAGIVLAYLFIGLIFGLVNAFVRPIVSFLSLPITILTLGLFTVVINAAMLYLTSWISGYTPVHFTIDSFFWTALLAAIIITVISLVADRVPGARHR, from the coding sequence ATGCGGTCTTTCATCATGCGCGTGATCATTAATGGACTGGCGCTGTGGATTGCCAGCTGGCTTCTGCCCGGCCTGGATATCTCCACCACAGCCACCACGGAAGCTGTAGCCAAGACCGGGGTGAACCAGGGAACTGACGCCGCCGGCATTGTCCTCGCGTACCTGTTCATCGGACTGATTTTCGGCCTGGTCAACGCCTTCGTGCGGCCGATCGTCAGCTTCCTCTCCCTGCCCATCACCATCCTGACGCTGGGCCTGTTCACTGTTGTGATCAACGCCGCGATGCTCTATCTCACCTCCTGGATCAGCGGCTACACGCCCGTGCACTTCACTATCGATTCGTTCTTCTGGACCGCCCTGCTGGCCGCCATCATCATCACCGTCATTTCGCTGGTGGCAGACCGGGTCCCCGGCGCCCGCCACCGCTGA
- a CDS encoding PE-PPE domain-containing protein: protein MAEAAPGGGGGQLRPLEPASNAVLSVRGGVGGISFQLEELDSGARELDVLARDLAAVELGMYRVWESLGSYQRDDPASGAGALTAVWEGQRSVAAVREEVERLAGGVRACQLEYSAAETANLLITHLHWDAPWLWGRQAVDLALVGDWRDWRPNTASTEAIASSDPVVAAGFLAALLGMRSGEMDAATEMALASGGGSSAPALVRMLLDRVRPDLKPRPVKALQESSGEIALDASPAGLLARAGEVDDAGPGRIEIIRTTTGGRGAFIVVIPGTQPGNMGGPNPFDEAGVGESLGYGSEYTAAGIRAALRQAGAEAGDQVVAVGYSQGGIHAMNLSQDKAFLTEYNLKYVLTAGSPVGAITPEPGISSLHLEHRQDWVPGSEGLPNPDTKERVTVTLNGLVRTPPGVDAGLGPGHRLTNYEAGARAVSASPDPSLAASTAALAGVVGAGGTARATRFQLVRAPKPPTPAGLPPLPALGRTILSIGGGVSGGGSAGAGGGFSGGGRRGPGLPPAK from the coding sequence ATGGCCGAGGCCGCGCCGGGCGGTGGCGGCGGGCAGCTGCGCCCCCTCGAACCGGCCTCCAACGCTGTCCTTTCCGTGCGCGGCGGAGTAGGCGGAATCTCCTTCCAGCTGGAGGAACTGGATTCGGGGGCGCGTGAGCTGGATGTGCTCGCCCGGGATCTGGCGGCTGTCGAACTGGGCATGTACAGGGTCTGGGAATCGCTGGGAAGCTACCAGCGGGACGATCCGGCCAGCGGTGCCGGGGCCCTCACTGCCGTCTGGGAAGGGCAGCGTTCCGTAGCGGCGGTGCGGGAGGAGGTGGAGCGCCTTGCAGGGGGTGTGCGCGCCTGCCAGCTCGAGTACAGCGCCGCCGAGACGGCGAACCTGCTCATCACACATCTCCATTGGGACGCACCATGGTTGTGGGGGCGGCAGGCAGTTGACCTCGCCCTGGTTGGGGACTGGCGGGACTGGCGGCCCAACACGGCAAGTACCGAGGCGATCGCCTCGAGCGATCCGGTGGTGGCCGCTGGCTTCCTGGCCGCGCTTCTGGGAATGCGGTCCGGTGAGATGGATGCCGCCACGGAAATGGCGCTTGCCTCCGGCGGGGGCTCCAGTGCGCCGGCCCTTGTCCGCATGCTGCTGGACCGGGTAAGGCCCGACCTCAAGCCGCGGCCGGTGAAGGCGCTGCAGGAAAGCTCCGGCGAGATTGCCCTGGACGCCTCTCCGGCAGGTCTTCTTGCCCGGGCAGGGGAGGTGGACGACGCCGGCCCCGGCCGAATCGAGATCATCCGGACAACCACCGGGGGTCGGGGCGCGTTCATCGTCGTCATCCCCGGAACCCAGCCCGGCAACATGGGTGGCCCCAACCCCTTCGACGAGGCCGGTGTCGGCGAATCACTGGGGTACGGGTCCGAGTACACGGCCGCAGGCATCCGGGCGGCCCTGCGCCAGGCCGGTGCGGAGGCCGGGGACCAGGTGGTGGCCGTGGGCTACAGCCAGGGCGGCATCCATGCCATGAACCTCAGCCAGGACAAGGCCTTCCTGACCGAGTACAACCTCAAGTACGTGCTGACCGCGGGATCGCCGGTGGGCGCCATAACCCCGGAGCCGGGCATCAGCAGCCTGCATCTGGAGCACCGGCAGGACTGGGTTCCCGGCAGTGAGGGCCTCCCCAACCCGGACACCAAGGAACGGGTGACAGTCACGCTCAACGGTCTCGTCAGGACGCCGCCCGGTGTGGACGCCGGCCTCGGTCCCGGGCACAGGCTCACCAACTATGAGGCGGGGGCCCGGGCAGTCTCGGCGAGCCCAGATCCTTCCCTGGCGGCGTCCACTGCCGCGCTTGCCGGGGTGGTGGGCGCGGGAGGGACGGCTAGGGCCACCCGGTTCCAGCTGGTCCGTGCGCCAAAACCGCCCACGCCCGCGGGGCTGCCGCCACTGCCCGCCCTGGGCAGGACGATCCTATCCATCGGCGGGGGTGTCAGTGGTGGCGGAAGTGCCGGCGCCGGCGGGGGTTTCAGCGGTGGCGGGCGCCGGGGACCCGGTCTGCCACCAGCGAAATGA
- the purB gene encoding adenylosuccinate lyase — protein MPETAATADTRTPSGRLALAASGEQIALGPLDGRYKSAVGPLVDYLSEAALNRDRVAVEVEWLIHLTGDNVLPGAGPLTGEQQQKLRAIVTEFDASSVAELAEIEAVTVHDVKAVEYYIGRRLPAIGIENLTAMVHFGCTSEDINNLSYALGVKGAVEDVWLPAARALVAQISKMAEDNRAVPMLSRTHGQPATPTTLGKELAVIAHRLNRQLERVAKTEYLGKINGATGTYAAHVASVPGADWQQVAKSFVEKLGLTWNPLTTQIESHDWQAELYADVARFNRILHNVCTDIWSYISIGYFAQIPVAGATGSSTMPHKVNPIRFENAEANLEISSGLLDVLGSTLVTSRWQRDLTDSSSQRNIGVAFGHSLLAISNVAKGLERLDVAESVLAGDLDTNWEVLGEAIQMVMRAEAIAGVEGMENPYERLKDLTRGQRVDAARMQEFVQSLGLSAEAEARLLALTPGKYTGIADQLVDHLK, from the coding sequence ATGCCTGAAACTGCCGCCACAGCTGACACCCGTACGCCCTCCGGACGCCTCGCCCTCGCCGCGTCAGGGGAACAAATCGCGCTCGGCCCGCTGGACGGCCGCTACAAGTCCGCCGTCGGCCCCCTCGTTGACTACCTGTCCGAGGCAGCCCTCAACCGCGACCGGGTGGCCGTCGAGGTGGAGTGGCTTATCCACCTGACCGGGGACAACGTCCTCCCCGGCGCCGGCCCCCTGACCGGGGAGCAGCAGCAGAAGCTGCGTGCGATCGTCACCGAATTCGATGCCTCCTCCGTCGCCGAGCTGGCCGAAATCGAAGCCGTCACCGTCCACGACGTGAAGGCCGTGGAGTATTACATCGGCCGCCGCCTGCCCGCCATCGGCATCGAGAACTTGACCGCCATGGTGCACTTCGGCTGCACCTCCGAGGACATCAACAACCTGTCCTATGCCCTGGGCGTGAAGGGCGCTGTGGAGGACGTGTGGCTGCCCGCAGCCCGTGCCCTCGTGGCCCAGATCAGCAAGATGGCCGAAGATAACCGCGCCGTTCCCATGCTGTCCCGCACGCACGGCCAGCCCGCCACGCCCACCACCCTGGGCAAGGAGCTCGCCGTCATCGCGCACCGCCTGAACCGGCAGCTGGAGCGCGTCGCCAAAACGGAATACCTCGGCAAGATCAACGGCGCCACGGGCACGTACGCCGCCCACGTGGCATCCGTCCCCGGCGCGGACTGGCAGCAGGTCGCGAAGTCGTTCGTGGAGAAGCTGGGCCTGACCTGGAACCCGCTGACCACGCAGATCGAAAGCCACGACTGGCAGGCAGAGCTGTACGCCGATGTCGCCCGCTTCAACCGGATCCTGCACAACGTCTGCACGGACATCTGGAGCTACATCTCGATAGGCTACTTCGCGCAGATTCCCGTGGCAGGCGCCACCGGCTCCTCAACGATGCCGCACAAGGTCAACCCGATCCGCTTCGAAAACGCCGAGGCCAACCTGGAGATCTCCTCGGGGCTCCTGGACGTGCTGGGCTCCACGCTTGTCACGTCCCGCTGGCAGCGCGACCTCACGGACTCCTCCAGCCAGCGCAACATCGGCGTGGCCTTCGGCCACTCCCTGCTGGCCATTTCCAACGTGGCCAAGGGCCTGGAGCGTCTCGATGTCGCGGAGAGCGTGCTCGCCGGGGACCTCGACACCAACTGGGAAGTCCTGGGCGAAGCCATCCAGATGGTGATGCGCGCGGAGGCAATCGCCGGCGTCGAAGGCATGGAGAACCCGTACGAGCGGCTCAAGGACCTCACCCGCGGCCAGCGCGTGGACGCCGCCCGGATGCAGGAGTTCGTCCAGAGCCTGGGCCTCTCCGCAGAGGCAGAGGCGCGGCTGCTCGCCCTGACGCCGGGCAAGTACACCGGCATCGCGGACCAGCTGGTTGACCACCTTAAATAA